The Macaca nemestrina isolate mMacNem1 chromosome 12, mMacNem.hap1, whole genome shotgun sequence genome contains a region encoding:
- the LOC105468631 gene encoding LOW QUALITY PROTEIN: olfactory receptor 52A4-like (The sequence of the model RefSeq protein was modified relative to this genomic sequence to represent the inferred CDS: inserted 1 base in 1 codon; substituted 1 base at 1 genomic stop codon) encodes MALPITNGTLFMPFVLTFIGIPGLKSVRCWIGIPFCAMYIIALIGNSLVLIIIKSEPSLQEPMYIFLAMLGATDISLSTSIVPKMLGIFWFHLPEIYFDACLFQMWLIHTFQGIESGILLAMALGCYVVICYPLRHAMVFTRQLVTYIVVGVTLQPAILVIPRLLLIKCRLKIYRTKLISHTYCEHMALVKLATEDVYINKFYGILGAFIVGGLDFIFITLTYIQVFITVFHLPLKEAXLKVFNTCIPHICVFFQFYLLXFFFILYSQIWILYPIICTHHLVQYLPTSPTNPQPLYLWDKDQAH; translated from the exons ATGGCTCTGCCTATTACAAATGGTACCTTGTTCATGCCCTTTGTGCTGACATTTATTGGGATCCCTGGTTTGAAATCTGTACGGTGTTGGATTGGGATTCCATTCTGTGCTATGTACATCATTGCTCTGATTGGAAATTCTCTGGTTTTGATCATCATCAAATCTGAGCCAAGCCTCCAGGAACCCATGTATATCTTCCTGGCCATGCTAGGAGCCACAGACATTTCACTTAGCACCAGCATTGTGCCCAAGATGCTTggtattttttggttccatttgcCAGAGATATATTTTGATGCTTGCCTCTTTCAGATGTGGCTCATCCACACATTTCAAGGCATCGAATCAGGAATCCTGCTAGCCATGGCTCTGGGCTGCTATGTAGTGATCTGTTATCCTCTGAGGCATGCTATGGTATTTACTCGACAGCTAGTCACTTATATTGTAGTTGGAGTGACATTGCAGCCTGCCATTCTGGTAATTCCACGTCTATTGCTTATAAAATGCCGTCTGAAAATCTACCGAACCAAGTTAATATCCCACACTTACTGTGAACACATGGCCCTTGTGAAGCTTGCCACTGAGGATGTTTACATTAATAAGTTCTATGGCATCCTTGGAGCATTTATTGTTGGTGGGCTTGACTTCATTTTCATCACCCTCACCTATATTCAAGTATTTATCACTGTCTTTCACTTGCCTCTGAAAGAGGCATGACTTAAGGTATTTAATACATGTATTCCCCATATATGTGTCTTCTTCCAATTCTATCtcc acttttttttcattttgtactcACAGATTTGGATCTTATATCCTATCATATGTACACATCACCTTGTCCAGTATTTACCTACTAGTCCCACCAATCCTCAACCCCTTTATCTATGGGATAAAGACCAAGCACATTAG